In Rhinolophus ferrumequinum isolate MPI-CBG mRhiFer1 chromosome 5 unlocalized genomic scaffold, mRhiFer1_v1.p scaffold_110_arrow_ctg1, whole genome shotgun sequence, one DNA window encodes the following:
- the GDI2 gene encoding rab GDP dissociation inhibitor beta produces MNEEYDVIVLGTGLTECILSGIMSVNGKKVLHMDRNPYYGGESASITPLEDLYKRFKIPGAPPASMGRGRDWNVDLIPKFLMANGQLVKMLLYTEVTRYLDFKVTEGSFVYKGGKIYKVPSTEAEALASSLMGLFEKRRFRKFLVYVANFDEKDTRTFEGVDPKKTTMREVYKKFDLGQDVIDFTGHALALYRTDDYLDQPCCETINRIKLYSESLARYGKSPYLYPLYGLGELPQGFARLSAIYGGTYMLNKPIEEIIVQNGKVIGVKSEGEIARCKQLICDPSYVKDRVEKVGQVIRVICILSHPIKNTSDANSCQIIIPQNQVNRKSDIYVCMISFAHNVAAQGKYIAIVSTTVETKEPEKEIGPALELLEPIEQKFVSISDLLVPKDLGTESQIFISRTYDATTHFETTCDDIKDIYKRMTGSEFDFEEMKRKKNDIYGED; encoded by the exons ATGAATGAGGAGTACGACGTGATCGTGCTGGGCACCGGCCTGACG GAATGTATCCTGTCAGGTATAATGTCAGTGAATGGAAAGAAAGTTCTTCACATGGATAGAAACCCCTATTATGGAGGAGAAAGTGCATCTATAACACCTCTGGAAGAT ttatacaaaagatttaaaataccAGGAGCACCACCAGCATcaatggggagaggaagagactggAATGTTGACTTAATTCCCAAGTTCCTTATGGCTAATG GTCAGCTGGTTAAGATGCTGCTTTACACAGAGGTCACTCGTTACCTGGATTTCAAAGTGACTGAAGGGAGCTTTGTCTATAAGGGAGGAAAAATCTACAAGGTTCCTTCCACTGAAGCAGAAGCCCTGGCATCTa GCTTAATGGGGCTGTTTGAAAAACGTCGCTTCCGAAAATTCCTAGTATATGTTGCCAACTTCGATGAAAAAGATACTAGAACTTTTGAAGGCGTTGATCCTAAGAAGACGACAATGCGCGAGGTGTATAAGAAATTTGACTTGGGCCAAGACGTTATAGATTTCACTGGGCATGCCCTGGCGCTTTACAGAACTGATGA cTATTTAGATCAACCATGTTGTGAAACCATTAATAGGATTAAACTCTACAGTGAGTCTTTGGCAAGATACGGCAAAAGCCCATACCTGTATCCACTGTATGGCCTTGGGGAACTGCCACAAGGATTTGCAAG GCTAAGTGCTATTTATGGAGGTACCTACATGCTGAATAAACCAATTGAAGAAATCATTGTGCAAAATGGAAAAGTGATTGGTGTTAAATCTGAAGGAGAG ATCGCTCGCTGTAAGCAGCTCATCTGTGACCCCAGCTATGTGAAGGATCGGGTAGAAAAAGTGGGTCAGGTGATCCGAGTTATCTGTATCCTCAGCCACCCCATCAAGAACACCAGTGACGCCAACTCCTGCCAGATCATCATCCCACAGAACCAGGTCAACCGGAAGTCAG ATATCTACGTCTGCATGATCTCCTTTGCACATAACGTGGCAGCACAAGGCAAGTACATCGCCATAGTCAGCACAACTGTGGAGACCAAGGAGCCGGAGAAGGAGATCGGACCGGCTTTGGAGCTCTTGGAACCAATCGAACAGAA ATTCGTTAGCATCAGTGACCTGCTTGTACCAAAAGATTTGGGAACAGAGAGCCAG atcTTTATTTCCCGTACATATGATGCTACAACTCACTTTGAGACAACCTGTGATGACATTAAAGACATCTATAAGAGGATGACAGGATCAGAGTTTGATTTTGAGGAAATGAAGCGCAAGAAAAATGACATCTATGGGGAAGACTAA